Proteins from a single region of Styela clava chromosome 1, kaStyClav1.hap1.2, whole genome shotgun sequence:
- the LOC120335175 gene encoding PAT complex subunit CCDC47-like, which yields MSCNKYFGFLVIFCFLISFGKTENQHGADLEDNEFAEFEDFDEGTEQDTVSQPPPVTETPTKKQDEPKLKQESESQKKKQQADEFAKEFDDDGATVEVEGETEFETYDPEEFEGLEGDDTIWENDRKIKKGAKPELKIANVPLHVRSWDKFYIEILMCFGIGVYILNFFMGKYMNSTIASGWFKIHKEFLESQFELVGDDVQNKNAVSTLQLVKESEHIFTLWCSGRVCVEGMLVELRLLKRQDLVSIIADKMKPGKDQVSISITLEDMDPFVLVVGNKKSIANLQKNMQDVVYYCIDKMRPADKYDLPDNMCIASELWGEVANILDVKVRKIIKENEQFFDYLHISDQFSGPKPMDQEEQPDKPKTTKQLTVVLNMHCEGRNPLQADIVKMLPLMKMTLYLADKIRRFRLSKESKAKADKNRQKVEMAYLKLTHAKRQEEAQIKKEEKDKAMKERIMNEEDPEKQRKLEEIQHRRELKRKDKKMFKSKQMKVKMM from the coding sequence atgtcatgtaataaatattttggatttttggtcattttttgtTTCCTGATATCGTTCGGGAAAACTGAAAACCAACACGGAGCTGATTTGGAAGATAATGAATTCGCGGAATTTGAAGATTTCGACGAAGGCACCGAGCAAGATACTGTATCACAACCTCCGCCTGTTACAGAAACACCAACTAAAAAACAAGATGAACCAAAATTGAAACAGGAATCAGAGTCGCAAAAAAAGAAACAACAGGCAGATGAATTCGCGAAAGAATTTGACGATGACGGCGCAACTGTAGAAGTAGAAGGTGAAACTGAATTTGAAACTTATGATCCGGAGGAATTTGAAGGATTAGAGGGAGACGATACTATCTGGGAAAACGATCGTAAAATCAAAAAAGGAGCAAAACCAGAGTTGAAAATCGCTAACGTACCTTTACACGTGAGAAGTTGGGATAAATTTTACATAGAAATTCTAATGTGTTTCGGAATAGGTGTTTACATTTTGAACTTCTTTATGGGGAAATATATGAATTCAACAATCGCTTCTGGGTGGTTCAAAATACACAAGGAATTTCTAGAATCACAATTTGAACTCGTTGGGGATGatgttcaaaataaaaacgcagTCAGTACTCTACAACTCGTCAAGGAATCTGAGCATATTTTTACTTTGTGGTGCTCTGGAAGAGTATGTGTGGAAGGAATGCTTGTGGAGTTAAGACTTCTAAAACGTCAAGATTTAGTATCAATCATAGCTGATAAAATGAAGCCGGGAAAAGATCAAGTGTCGATTAGTATAACTTTAGAAGATATGGACCCGTTTGTATTAGTTGTTGGAAATAAAAAGAGCATTgcgaatttacaaaaaaatatgcaGGATGTTGTGTATTACTGCATCGATAAAATGCGTCCTGCAGATAAATATGATCTACCAGATAATATGTGTATCGCGTCTGAACTTTGGGGCGAAGTTGCAAATATTCTTGACGTCAAAGTGAGGAAAATTATCAAAGAAAACGAGCAGTTTTTCGATTATTTACACATTTCTGATCAATTTTCTGGTCCTAAGCCTATGGACCAAGAGGAGCAGCCAGATAAGCCAAAAACAACTAAGCAACTTACTGTGGTTCTTAATATGCACTGTGAAGGCCGCAACCCATTACAAGCGGATATTGTAAAAATGCTGCCGCTGATGAAAATGACGTTATACTTAGCTGACAAAATTCGCAGATTCCGTCTGAGCAAAGAATCCAAAGCAAAAGCAgataaaaatcgtcaaaaagtCGAAATGGCATATCTCAAGCTTACTCACGCGAAACGACAAGAAGAAGCTCAAATAAAGAAAGAAGAAAAAGACAAAGCGATGAAGGAAAGAATCATGAATGAGGAAGACCCTGAAAAGCAGAGGAAATTAGAAGAAATACAACACCGTCGAGAATTGAAACGAAAGgataaaaaaatgttcaaaagcAAACAAATGAAGGTTAAAATGATGTAA